A stretch of Bacillus pseudomycoides DNA encodes these proteins:
- a CDS encoding putative thiazole-containing bacteriocin maturation protein, translating into MSTLPTSTKLKMNKDTFFLPDSNGGVYFRNNSSSFRMQGDGIYEWIEKLMPMFNGDHTLEELTNGLPLPYQNRVFEIGEVLYQNGFVRDVSQDAPHQLEDTLLNRYASQIEFLEAYSHSGALNFQMYRQSKVLAIGSGSIFTSLISSLLESGLPEFHYLVTDPDETNLSRLSELIQKAYATDSDVLVQEIDTTTDCSLQEVFQPFDWILYVSQNGNIEKLRAIHAICREEKKNFLPALCLQHVGLAGPVITSDSEECWESAWHRIHEIALQKDQISDSFSPIAGAMLANTIVFELFKHVTGSSNRKKNKQFFLLDLETLEGNWHPFIKHPLIATETFTIELIQDLDETLERHADEKHSNELFLFFDQLASRISGIFHLWDEQNLKQLPLSQCYIQVANPLSEGPTSLLSSIICGGLTHDEARREAGLTGIETYVTEMVNFLIPDQDEFIGIGAGETMVEGVYRALQNHLTHTLQTRQLSTTEEITLLQLTEIHDKHCQFYLRALSAIHEEPKIGIGKDVIGFPVIWVGIHNQWYGNTNLNMTLALRGALQQALLHIQNYEIPYNSTILWESSTLLHDANSFRVVVQKEEEIPPLKFLQLALQNLKEHNLHPYVLDLAIEPFLKEGLGSVIGMVIKEEVD; encoded by the coding sequence ATGAGCACGCTGCCAACTTCCACAAAGCTAAAAATGAACAAGGATACCTTTTTCCTCCCCGATTCAAACGGGGGTGTCTATTTTCGAAACAACTCCAGTTCATTTCGGATGCAGGGTGATGGTATCTATGAGTGGATTGAAAAATTAATGCCTATGTTTAATGGAGATCACACTTTAGAAGAACTAACAAATGGTCTCCCCCTCCCTTATCAAAATAGAGTATTTGAAATTGGAGAAGTTTTGTACCAAAATGGTTTTGTACGTGATGTGAGTCAAGATGCTCCTCACCAATTAGAGGATACACTACTTAATCGATATGCATCACAAATTGAATTTTTAGAAGCTTACTCTCACTCAGGTGCCCTGAATTTCCAAATGTATCGACAATCTAAAGTCTTAGCAATTGGATCCGGATCTATTTTCACTTCATTAATTTCTTCTTTACTTGAATCTGGTTTACCTGAGTTTCACTATTTAGTGACAGATCCTGATGAAACAAACCTTTCTCGGCTAAGTGAACTTATACAAAAAGCATATGCTACCGATTCTGATGTACTTGTTCAAGAAATAGATACAACGACCGATTGTTCTTTGCAGGAAGTTTTTCAGCCCTTTGATTGGATTCTATATGTATCTCAAAATGGCAATATCGAAAAACTAAGAGCTATACATGCAATTTGTAGAGAAGAAAAGAAAAACTTTCTTCCTGCTTTATGTTTACAGCACGTAGGCTTAGCTGGTCCTGTCATTACTTCTGATTCTGAAGAATGCTGGGAATCAGCATGGCACCGTATACATGAGATTGCTCTTCAAAAAGATCAAATATCAGATTCCTTCTCCCCAATTGCTGGTGCTATGTTAGCAAATACAATTGTTTTTGAGTTATTCAAACATGTTACAGGTTCCTCAAATAGGAAGAAAAACAAGCAATTCTTTCTATTAGATTTAGAAACACTTGAAGGCAATTGGCATCCATTTATAAAACACCCACTTATAGCCACTGAAACTTTTACGATTGAATTGATACAAGACCTTGATGAAACACTCGAACGACATGCAGACGAAAAACATTCGAATGAACTTTTTCTTTTTTTTGACCAATTAGCTTCCAGAATCTCTGGGATTTTTCACTTATGGGATGAACAAAATTTAAAGCAATTACCGCTGTCCCAGTGCTATATTCAAGTCGCAAATCCATTATCAGAAGGACCGACATCTCTCCTCTCTTCTATAATTTGCGGGGGATTAACTCATGACGAAGCGCGCCGCGAGGCAGGTCTAACTGGAATTGAAACATATGTAACCGAGATGGTGAATTTCCTTATCCCTGATCAAGATGAATTCATTGGAATTGGAGCAGGAGAAACTATGGTAGAAGGCGTTTATCGCGCACTACAAAATCATTTAACACATACATTACAAACGAGGCAGTTGAGCACAACAGAAGAAATTACGCTACTACAACTAACAGAAATTCACGACAAACATTGCCAATTTTATTTACGTGCACTCTCCGCGATACATGAGGAACCAAAGATAGGAATTGGTAAAGATGTAATAGGTTTCCCTGTTATTTGGGTCGGCATACACAACCAGTGGTATGGCAATACTAACCTAAATATGACATTAGCGCTAAGAGGCGCATTACAACAAGCACTACTTCATATCCAAAACTATGAAATTCCCTATAACTCTACTATATTATGGGAATCATCTACCCTTCTGCACGATGCAAATTCGTTTAGAGTTGTAGTACAAAAAGAAGAAGAAATTCCACCATTAAAATTCTTACAGCTGGCTTTACAGAATTTAAAAGAGCATAATCTTCATCCCTACGTCCTCGACCTGGCAATTGAACCATTTTTAAAAGAAGGATTAGGTAGTGTAATTGGTATGGTAATAAAAGAGGAGGTGGACTAA
- the odhB gene encoding 2-oxoglutarate dehydrogenase complex dihydrolipoyllysine-residue succinyltransferase, with amino-acid sequence MIEIKVPELAESISEGTISQWLINVGDKVEKGGSVVELETDKVNVEIIAEDSGIVSKLLGEPGDTVEVGDIIAILDANGAAVSTPAPAAPEQPKQEITEAPKAEAPSATPNKTALQGLPNTDRPIASPAARKMARELGIDLNEVRSTDPLGRVRPHDVQAHAAAPKAEPKQEKTSPKPAATTEFEKPVERVKMSRRRQTIAKRLVEVQQTSAMLTTFNEVDMTAIMELRKERKDAFEKKHDVRLGFMSFFTKAVVAALKQFPLLNAEIQGDELIIKKFYDIGIAVAAPDGLVVPVVRDANQLNFAEIESEIRNLGKKARDNKLTLKELQGGTFTITNGGVFGSLMSTPILNSPQVGILGMHKIQVRPVAIDAERMENRPMMYIALSYDHRIVDGKEAVSFLVAVKEMLEDPKSLLLEG; translated from the coding sequence ATGATCGAAATTAAAGTACCTGAGCTTGCAGAATCTATTTCAGAAGGAACTATCTCGCAATGGCTTATCAACGTAGGCGACAAAGTTGAGAAAGGTGGCAGCGTTGTTGAGCTTGAAACAGATAAAGTCAATGTAGAAATCATTGCAGAAGATTCAGGTATTGTATCGAAGCTACTAGGAGAGCCTGGGGATACTGTTGAAGTTGGTGACATCATTGCAATTTTAGATGCAAATGGAGCTGCAGTAAGTACACCTGCTCCAGCAGCTCCAGAACAACCTAAACAAGAAATTACTGAAGCACCGAAAGCTGAAGCTCCAAGTGCTACGCCAAATAAAACAGCTTTACAAGGTCTTCCAAATACAGATCGCCCTATCGCATCACCTGCTGCTAGAAAAATGGCACGTGAATTAGGAATCGACTTAAATGAAGTACGCAGCACGGATCCACTTGGCCGCGTGAGACCACACGATGTACAAGCACATGCTGCTGCACCAAAAGCAGAGCCTAAACAAGAAAAAACAAGTCCAAAACCAGCAGCAACGACTGAATTTGAAAAACCTGTTGAGCGCGTAAAAATGTCCCGCCGCCGTCAAACAATTGCAAAACGTCTTGTAGAAGTTCAACAAACATCTGCAATGTTAACAACATTTAACGAAGTTGATATGACTGCAATCATGGAATTACGTAAAGAACGTAAAGATGCATTCGAGAAGAAACATGATGTTCGTCTTGGCTTTATGTCATTCTTCACAAAAGCAGTTGTTGCAGCGTTAAAACAATTCCCATTGTTAAATGCTGAAATTCAAGGTGACGAGCTTATCATTAAAAAATTCTATGACATCGGAATCGCTGTAGCAGCTCCAGATGGCTTAGTTGTTCCAGTTGTACGCGATGCAAACCAATTGAACTTCGCTGAAATTGAAAGCGAAATTCGTAATCTAGGTAAAAAAGCACGTGATAACAAACTTACATTAAAAGAACTCCAAGGTGGTACATTTACAATTACAAACGGTGGTGTGTTCGGCTCCCTTATGTCAACACCTATCCTAAACAGCCCACAAGTAGGTATTCTTGGAATGCATAAAATTCAAGTAAGACCAGTTGCAATTGATGCAGAACGTATGGAAAACCGTCCGATGATGTACATTGCTCTATCTTACGACCACCGCATCGTCGATGGTAAAGAAGCAGTTAGCTTCCTTGTTGCTGTTAAAGAAATGCTTGAAGATCCAAAATCATTATTATTAGAAGGTTGA
- a CDS encoding 2-oxoglutarate dehydrogenase E1 component encodes MTRKNTATNPWAKFHGPNLGYVIEQYDRYVTNEGSVDPELQELFETFGAPSFQANVVTGDNKETNFSPQGTGNIEKILKVVQVVENIRSFGHLSAHINPMEDPTDGQSLIHTAMQDLSDEDLKAIPAKTVWPDAPNGIHTALDVIHRLKDVYTKSLAYEFSHIQDSEERVWLHQMVESNSLRQPLPNKKRTALLKRLTAVEGFEQFLHKTFVGQKRFSIEGVDMLVPVLDKIISEGAKNGVDDVMIGMAHRGRLSVLAHVLEKPYSHMFAEFKHATIEGVNSNAGWTGDVKYHLGREQVVGSEEASTRVTLANNPSHLEFVNPVVEGYARAAQENRKKAGYPEQDVSKSFVILVHGDAAFPGQGIVSETLNLSRLNAYQTGGTIHVIANNSVGFTTDSYDSRSTKYSSDLAKGFDIPIVHVNADDPEACLAAADLAIQYRMLFKKDFLIDLIGYRRYGHNEMDDPAVTQPQVYKKIKNHPTVRALYASQLEAAGVLNTDEIETITQFIQEQLKAEYAQVPPADTSDAAIHVTVPDVVAKGIQPIDTGLPLETLRAINEGLLTWPEGFNVYPKVKKILERRKDALEENGKIEWALAESLAFASILQEGTPIRLTGQDSQRGTFAHRHIVLHDTETNETYSPLHRLPNINASFSVHNSPLSEAAVVGYEYGYNVFAPETLVMWEAQYGDFSNTAQALFDQYVSAGRAKWGQKSGLVLLLPHGYEGQGPEHSSARPERFLQLAAENNWTVANLTSAAQYFHILRRQASILGTEAVRPLVIMTPKSLLRHPLTTSSGDKLSEGRFQPALEQENLGTKPTKVKRLVLTTGKMAIDLAAEIESGKHEYNLDEVHIVRIEQLYPFPAEKVQSIMKRFKNLEEIIWVQEEPRNMGAWHYMAPILFELAGDKVKTGYIGRPDRSSPSGGDPHAHRAEQELIVAHTLDTKYNFRQDKQEIEVYSN; translated from the coding sequence ATGACGAGGAAGAATACAGCGACAAACCCTTGGGCCAAATTCCATGGTCCGAACCTTGGCTATGTTATTGAACAGTATGATCGTTACGTGACTAATGAAGGTTCTGTTGATCCGGAATTACAAGAGCTTTTTGAAACTTTTGGGGCTCCTTCATTCCAAGCTAATGTCGTAACAGGGGACAACAAAGAAACAAATTTTTCTCCTCAAGGTACAGGAAACATTGAAAAAATTCTTAAAGTGGTTCAAGTTGTAGAAAACATTCGTTCATTCGGGCATCTATCCGCTCATATTAATCCGATGGAAGATCCTACCGATGGACAATCCCTTATTCATACAGCAATGCAGGACTTAAGCGATGAAGATTTGAAAGCGATTCCAGCGAAAACAGTATGGCCAGATGCACCAAATGGTATTCACACAGCTCTTGATGTAATTCATAGATTAAAAGATGTTTATACAAAATCTTTAGCCTATGAATTTTCTCATATACAAGATAGCGAAGAACGTGTGTGGTTGCATCAAATGGTGGAATCAAATTCATTGCGTCAACCACTACCAAATAAAAAACGAACTGCTCTTTTAAAACGATTAACAGCAGTTGAAGGTTTCGAGCAATTTTTGCATAAAACGTTTGTAGGTCAAAAACGTTTCTCTATAGAAGGCGTTGATATGCTTGTACCTGTACTGGATAAAATCATTTCAGAAGGTGCTAAGAATGGCGTAGATGACGTTATGATCGGTATGGCTCACCGCGGTCGCCTTAGCGTACTCGCTCATGTATTAGAAAAACCATATAGTCATATGTTTGCTGAGTTTAAACATGCAACAATAGAAGGTGTAAATAGTAATGCTGGCTGGACTGGCGACGTGAAATACCATTTAGGTAGAGAACAAGTTGTTGGCTCTGAAGAAGCTAGCACACGCGTTACATTAGCAAATAACCCGAGTCACCTTGAGTTTGTTAACCCGGTTGTTGAAGGTTATGCGCGTGCCGCTCAGGAAAATCGTAAAAAAGCTGGTTACCCTGAACAAGATGTTTCGAAATCTTTCGTAATTTTAGTTCATGGTGATGCTGCATTCCCTGGGCAAGGTATTGTATCTGAAACATTAAACTTAAGCAGATTGAATGCATACCAAACTGGTGGAACAATTCATGTTATTGCAAATAATTCAGTTGGCTTTACAACAGATAGCTATGATTCTCGCTCTACAAAATACTCAAGCGACCTTGCAAAAGGTTTTGATATTCCAATCGTCCATGTAAATGCTGACGATCCAGAAGCTTGTCTTGCAGCTGCTGACCTTGCAATTCAATATCGTATGCTGTTCAAAAAAGACTTCTTAATCGATTTAATCGGTTACCGTCGTTACGGTCATAACGAAATGGATGACCCAGCAGTTACGCAACCACAAGTTTATAAAAAAATTAAAAACCATCCAACTGTAAGAGCTTTATATGCGAGCCAATTAGAAGCTGCTGGCGTTCTAAATACAGATGAGATTGAAACAATTACTCAGTTTATACAAGAGCAATTAAAAGCTGAATATGCACAAGTACCACCAGCAGATACAAGTGACGCAGCAATTCACGTTACAGTTCCAGACGTTGTTGCGAAAGGAATTCAGCCGATTGATACTGGTCTTCCACTTGAAACACTTCGCGCAATTAACGAAGGGCTTTTAACTTGGCCAGAAGGCTTTAACGTATATCCGAAAGTGAAAAAGATTCTTGAGCGCCGTAAAGATGCTCTTGAAGAGAACGGTAAAATTGAATGGGCACTTGCAGAATCTTTAGCATTCGCTTCTATTTTACAAGAAGGTACGCCAATTCGTTTAACTGGTCAAGATTCACAGCGTGGTACGTTCGCACACCGTCATATCGTACTACATGATACAGAAACAAACGAAACATATTCACCGTTGCACCGATTACCAAATATCAATGCATCTTTCTCAGTTCATAACAGTCCGTTATCTGAAGCTGCTGTTGTTGGGTATGAGTACGGCTATAACGTGTTCGCTCCAGAAACTTTAGTTATGTGGGAAGCGCAGTACGGTGACTTCTCAAATACTGCGCAAGCATTATTTGATCAATATGTTTCAGCAGGAAGAGCAAAATGGGGTCAAAAATCAGGTCTAGTTCTTCTTCTACCTCATGGTTATGAAGGTCAAGGGCCAGAGCACTCTAGTGCACGTCCAGAACGTTTCTTACAACTAGCTGCAGAAAATAACTGGACTGTTGCAAACTTAACAAGCGCGGCACAATACTTCCATATTTTACGCCGTCAAGCATCAATTCTTGGTACCGAAGCGGTTCGTCCATTAGTCATTATGACGCCAAAAAGCTTATTACGTCACCCACTTACAACTTCATCAGGTGACAAACTAAGTGAAGGACGCTTCCAACCTGCGTTAGAACAAGAAAACCTTGGTACAAAACCAACGAAAGTAAAACGTCTTGTTTTAACAACTGGTAAAATGGCAATTGACTTAGCAGCAGAAATTGAATCTGGTAAACATGAGTACAATTTAGATGAAGTTCACATTGTTCGTATCGAGCAATTGTACCCATTCCCTGCTGAAAAAGTTCAATCTATTATGAAACGCTTTAAAAACTTAGAAGAAATCATTTGGGTACAAGAAGAGCCAAGAAACATGGGTGCATGGCATTACATGGCTCCAATTCTGTTTGAACTTGCTGGAGATAAAGTAAAAACAGGTTATATTGGACGCCCAGACCGCTCAAGCCCTTCAGGTGGCGACCCACATGCGCACCGTGCAGAACAAGAACTTATCGTTGCACACACATTAGATACAAAGTATAACTTTCGTCAAGATAAACAAGAAATAGAAGTTTATAGCAACTAA